The genome window ATTTGACTTTTGAACTTCCAAGCAGCTAGATAGCTCATAACTGGATGCTACTTATTATTAAGATGATCTGTTGCGCTACTTATGATTTCTTGCTTGATTGCTTGATCAGTCATTCAACCTTGTGTATCCAAAGTATAGTTGAAATATCGCACATTGTTTTGCGGCTGGATGATCTTTCAGTTGTCTTTAGTCATTACTGATTCCTTGTTTGACATGCATAATTTTATCAGTCTCTATTTAACAAACATAATATCCTTATTTTAATGCTAGTGTCTTCATTACTTCACCTGTGGTACTCTTGGGTAAAGTCACTTCCTCTTCACCCTCTTTTGTGATTTGGTAAAGTTTATGAAAATTGGATTGATGGGCTGGTTTTATGTATATTGCAGGCCATTGGATTAAAATTCTATCTACCGGAGCAGTACTTCAACAGTTAAAATCTGGCATCTAACAGTGTACTTGTGACTTTATGCAACTGAAGGACATAATTCGAGTAACTCATTCTGTAGATAGTGAAGAGCAGATGGTCCAATGGGAGAACATTGTAGTTATTGACCTCATTGTGAACAGTTTATTGTGACCTTTATGGTGATTATGTTGCAtctaattttcttccttttggagTCGTGTTTCGCCTTCCTTTGGATAAGTAGCACTGAAAGATTCATCCTACCAATGGTTCTGAGCATCCCTTTAGGAACACCAGTAAGCAGGAATAATAACAGCATAGTTTCTGAAGGATTAGCAAGCAATTTTTAGCTTATTGTAATGTTTTGCGTGCTAACAACTCAATGCATTTGAAGCCCTGCAAATCAACAGTTACATGATAGGAGATTGCTTGCTAAACTGAAATCCACTCGTACATTAGTGTCCATAAACtctaaaaaagagagagagaggagaaggggggggggggggttaggTGAAAGTTTCTGATCCCTTATTTTGGTTTCATAATAATGCAGCGTGAAGGTGTCTTATCGATACTATATCCAATCATCCATAATGGAATAATTGAAAAACATCAACGGACAAACTAAACGGTAAACAgtgatacatttttttttatatgcttCACTAACCTAGGATAGAGCAAATCTCGAGCAGAGGGTTTGAATTGCCACTGCTCGATTACAGTATGGACCATATACTCAGACAATAGTTGATACATCCCTATCCAGAGGCTTCTTCAGATGTGATTCAAAGTAAAGATTAAGAAAGGCATACTTGGTGTTAAGTTTTGCAAGGACAGCTCAAAGTATTGAGGCTTCGAGTCAAGCTCTGCAGAGGTAAGAAATCATGCAAGCATGAAGTACTAGCTGCAGACTGAAGCTGCAAAAATAGCCATTGATGTTTTGGCGATATTCATACTCCCAGACCCGTCAAAATACCTACATATCACTTCTTCCTACCAATCTCTCCTTCTATGATGGCATGTCTTGTCAAAACAATCTCTTTGACTAGGTTTCTGTAAGTGAATGGTCTAACAGCAGCTCGTAAGAACAAACCAGGCGGTACTTTACTCTTTTTGATCCTTTTCCTGAAAGGACCGTAACCGAGATTCTTCCATTCTGCTGGACTGACCTTTGCTCTTGTTCGCCTCATTGCCAATTCATCCCCATCTTCTTCAACTGTCCCTTTGCCCCTCCTTTCCATTGCTCTAATCTGCTTTTCATAGATTTTGTTAGATATCTCTAAGCCTCGTTTTGCAAGCTTTTCCATTGCTTCATTACTGCTCAATGCCTTCTTAAATTCCGCATCCCAGTAGTTTGGATCCTCTTCAGGACCGAAatcctcttcttcctccttgATTCCCAACTCATCATCTCCAGCATCCTCTACATCCAAAATTGCATCATCGTCTTCACCATCCTCCACTTCACTCCTTCCATCATTTTCGTCGCCATCATCCTCAATCCAGTCCATTATCTGACCTTCCTCATCATTATCACCATGATCGCCATTCTCATCATCTGGGGCGTCACAACCCAACTCCATTTCCTCCAATTTCACCTTCCACTCCTTAGTATATGGATGCAACAGAGGCACTGGATGGTTGTTCAATAAAAACTCCAAGCACTTCGACTTCTTCTCATCACTCAACTTCTCATAAGCATTCACAACATCATCTACAAACGCCTTTGAATTCGCCTTCACTATTCTACATAATCCACCAAAATAAGTACAGAATTCCACCCTCCCATCATCATTCACCAACTGGAACAAAAAATCCCCCTCAGTCTGTGGATCAAGCAACGGTGTCAATTCCTTAAAAAAGTCATCTTGAGGCTCAAATCTACACTGATAAACTGGCCTCTTCACATAAATTATATCAGGCCTCATCCACGCTGCACACTGTGTAATCATGGACCTTGCCTTATTTCCGAGCCTTCCCATCAAATTCCACTTATCCAACCTCTGATCCCCGGCTTCAAGAACCACCTCGCTTACCAAAGTCCACTGTTGCCAAGGCAACTCCGAAACCCTCCACCTAGGATGCctgacaaacacccaaaaattcCTGAACTTAACATTTTTATCCATTGCATCTAATCTAGTTTGAAATTCTCGAGCCATTTCAAACTGCTCGATCTTCTCCCACTCTTCTTGATTGCGAACTTCACCAATCAAAGTTACACACTCATCGGTAATCCGTCCATGAATTGGCTCACCCAAAACCACCCCACGCCAAGAATAAGGTCCAAATTCACCATACTTGTACCAATCGTACGGGTGCCTAAGATTTGGATCATCTTTTTCCATAAACCTAACCATTCTATCATATCCTAGACCAATCATCTCAAGCTGCTCTTCCGATAAATTGTCCGGGTAATTCTTGTTAGGGTTCTTCAGTCTGTAAAACAAGCTCTCTGCCAGTTTCCTGCTTTTCCGGCGAGCGTTTCGCTTAGCCTGTCGACGGACTTCAGCGTTACCCTCGATGCGCCCAGTGGAGGTACCTCCGGGCTTCCCTTTGCTCCGTCCGGCAAAGGACCGGACGTCCCTCTGGTGGGTGGCATTTTGGCGGGAAAATTGTGGGGTGGGGTTTTGGCAATGGATTTTAAGGGATTTTGCGGTTCCAGAAGAGGGATAAATTGGAGCAATCTTTCTGTGAAGAGGGTTTAAGAACTTGGAAAATGATGATGAGGGTTGAAAGTTGAAGGGGGGAGGGTTTAGGGCTTTAGCAAATGGGAGGTTTTGGGTCTGCATTTTCAGGATCTGGTGGAGTGAGGCAAGTTGGATAAGGCTAACAATTTTACCGGTTAAAACTCAAAACACTTGACTTCTCAAGTGATGAATAATGTATTCGACTTTTCTTGTTACAAGTATGAGAAAGTTGCTTACTATTTACCGAGATAAAatgttttgactaaaattttCATACGGTGTATACTGATGGATATAAAtgcatattatatatatatgtaaaattcgatattaaaattcaaattgaatACATTGATAGTGTCAgaaaaaaagattaattcaaAATGTTTTATATATTGACTTATTGAGAGTGAATGCTTTACCTCTTGAATATTTGATACAAATATATTCATCAATCTTAGATACTTATGATCCAATTATAtgctaaaattttttgattatgAGGTTTTTTAGGATCTAATTGCACACTAAGTTGGTCTTGGCCATAAGGGGAATTTCGTAAATCCACAAAACATCGTAATTGGATGCTTCTATTGCTTCCATATCCTATGATTTTTAGTCCAAATTCTACTTTCTTTTATGAACTTTATGACAATTATCATAGTACCACTTGGATATTTGAACAATAAAAGTGCACTccttcaaccaaaaaaaaaaaaaaaaaaaagaacaataaaAGTGCATTAAGAACTCATTGAAACTTGATCCTATCTAATCAAATTGAACATGAACAATATTTTATATTCGGTACATCTTTTTAACTCAGTTCAATTTGCATCAATTTTGAAATTtacatataaaaatttaaattactcTGATTTGACACTTTCGACTTGATAAAATTCGTCTGAGTTTGattcaataaataaacaaactaaatttAAACACAATTTTAACTTCATTCAAATAATCAAACGACGATGAATATTTGAATTTAGTTCATCTATTTCACTTACTTGATGAAGATTAGAGAGTGTTTGATATCAATAAATGTTGACTCACTTGATATGAAAGGATGACTTCGTCACAAAATGTATGTATTTTGATGTTCACATCCGTAGCTGCCTACTAACTGTACGAGTTTCGGTATGTAATACGTTTCTTCCGTTGCCACGCTTTCTAATATTCTTCCTTCTCCCAGTCCCCGGTCGATTGCCTCACATCCCAACTGTCAATTTTCACCATCTTCCGATCGAATTCACCAATCCGCTCCGCTCCTTTCCAAACCACCGATGTCGCGACGCTACCACACGACGGAGCTGGGCAGCATAGCCTGCGAAGACTTATCGGATGTTGGGGCAGGTAAAGAAGGCTGGCTGGTGAGCGATCCCAATCTTTTAACTGCTCTTGACACCCATTCTTTAGCCCTTGCCAACCGCTCAATTGTCCTTGTTCTCCACTGGTCCGACGACGCCGATCCCTCTTCTTACCGCCTCAAAATTGTCCCTGATCTCTCCCCGATCGCGGCCGAGTACATCTCCGCTATTGAGTGGCTGGTGTTTGATGACGTTAGGGTGCTTGCTATTGGAACTTCTTCAGGTTTTCTTTTAATCTATTCTCTCCAAGGCGATCTCATTCACAAACAGGTTAAATTCTTACTTTACTTTTTGGTATGAATTCATTTATGAACCAATGCAATTATGGGTATGGAGCTGATTGGCGAGGAATCGTTGTGGGATTATCGAAATTGAGTGAGGTTTGGAACTATGTGTATTAGTTTGTGGAAACAATGGAGGAAAATGAGCAAAGTTGGGAGCTTTATGTAGTATTATTTTGTGCAGAAAAGTGGAAATGAGTAAAGttttcaacattttttttatgCGAGTGGCCCCTTTAAATTTATTTGGTAGAATTGAGTCAAGGAATTGTTGAATTAGCTTATTTGACGCAAAATTGTTGAGGGATTCTATTGAAATGGAGTAAAGTTTGGAACTTTGTAGTGAGTTGAACAAAATGGATTGTCGAATTAACAAAACTTGGGTGAAAACATGGGAAGATATTGAGTTTAGACAATAGTGCGAGGTACATTTAGCTGGgatgttcttttttctttttattttagagAGCTCATCGCAGAGAGATTATAGTTACAAGATAGATGTCTTCCTTTTTcagttatttcattttttttctgttgacACTTAAAAGTTTCCTGATCAGGAGAATGTACTGATTTCTTTTGTGTCAGTGGAATTTAAGTCGGTTAAAAGTTTATTAACGATCACATAATTGTTCTTCAGCTTGTAAACAATGCCAAGATTATCAAGTTAAGAGTTCGTGGAACTAACAAGGACCTGTTGGAAGATACATCTTCCGAGGAGGTTTGTGTTGTTATGCGAGCAACAGTTGCTCGATTTGATGGATCTGACATTCAGGTATATGCAAATAAGTCAGCATTTTGCTCATATCTAGTTTATTGGACGTCATCTGTTGTACAAAAAACCTGTTTTGTAGAAGAAAGGATAGATCTGCTAAAATGCTTTATACTTTTTAAATGTTAAAAATAGTAAATATGTAGTTAATTCTTCCCTTGAGAGCTGAgaggaaattaaagaaaatctcAAAAGAATTAGGAGGAATAGCATTTGCATGATGAGAAAGAGTCATCAAGTCAAATAGATAAAAATAAGTAAACTAGTAAACTTAATAGCAGTTTCCAGTCTGATGCTTGGTTTGAACTGGTGGAGTTATCATTGAGGTCTTCAAAGTTGCTACAAGTGCTTTTgccttgtataaatatttaacAATTTCCGTGCTAACCTTTTTCTTATCGTTGAGTCCTTAAATGAAACTTTTAATGTTTTTGAATCTAACACGCTGTTTTACACCTTGATGATGAATATCTGCAGAGTATGCTGCATCGGTGGTTTCGAGAAAGACAGTTGAATTTCTGGGATCAGAGTTACATGAGGAGAGATCAAGAATATTCTGGAGCTTCATTTGGAAGGCTTCCTTATCAGCTATGGAATGTTAGCAAGTATGGATTGTGTGCTGATGCTGCTATCACTGGCATCATGCCTCCTCCTCTAATGGAACCTCAGGTACTTACACTTGTCATCTGAAACCTCTTTAGTTCCTCTTTGCAATTAGCCATTCTGGTTGAGTAAGACTTTTTGTACAACAAATCTAGTGCTCTTCTTAGTGAACTGAGGGATATCATCACCTTTGGAGCTTTGCATGCTCTATTTGTCATAGTTTGCTTTCTTTAGTGGAAGTGCCTGTGTAGCTTAGTGCTATTCTTTTGTATAGGTTGACTTTTGGCAACTTTCTGAATGTTAATCTGGTTTTTGAATTCAGCTGCTTTTATTGTTGGACAGTCAAGTCAACGTTATTATTGTGCAGTCACAGTTGGAGATGATGCGGTGATTTCAGCATACAGGTTAGACTGCTTGAAGATTGGTTATAAGATTCTTGTAATACTGCTTTtggtcttcaatttttttttaatccttggATTGCTGTGATGTTTTATGCCTCTTCATGTCTTCTCACTGTTGAATATACTTTGTCAAGACTTTCGGAGGACAGAAGCAGATCAATAGTTGGAGCTATTCTGTCAAAAGTTGTGCCTGCAACATTTTCAACTATATCTTCTATCTCAAAAATGATTTGGCGAAGTGATACAACAACAaagaaacaagaggaaaaacCCCAACCGCTTGCTCGAGGTTGTATAGTGCTTTTAGTTGTTGAACGTTGTCTTATATCATGCTCATATTGGATTTAGGCTATTGTTTTCATTACCTTTCAGCTTTTCACTTGGCATTCTGACAAaagtttttctgattttttaggGCTTCCTTTGCTTTTCCTGCAAAAGTGTTTCTGAAGTTATATCATTTAGTTCATATCATGGGATGCAATCTTACAGTTACTGCATATTAGTATATGTTTTATTACAAAACCCTCAGTGGAGGGCTTTCTAGACTGATGTTATCGATGTTTTCAGTAAGGTATTGGTCTGCTTCCATTTTCTATCTGAGTTGAACTCTGCATGACTCGTATCTTGAATTCATTCAATTTGGCAGCTTCTCCTCTTACTTGTTTGAAGGATTACCCAAGGAAGGGAGAAAAACTCACATTATCACCTAGTGGTACTCTGGCTGCAATAACTGATTCCCTTGGTCGTATATTGCTTTTGGACACGCAGGCACTTGTTGTTGTGCGACTATGGAAGGTTTGCTTCTAGCAACGAGCTATTTTATCTTTAATAACACGCCGTTTCCGGTGATTTACTTTGACATCTTGCAGGGATATCGAGATGCAAGCTGCTTGTTTGTTGAGATGCTTGCCAAGAAGAATTCCGCAACCGTAGGATCTGCTGGGTATCAATATGAGAAGAGTGATTATTGCCTTTGTTTAGCCATCCATGCACCACGTAAAGGGATAGTCGAGGTAATTTCTGGTGCATACTCTTCAGATTATGTCAATGATTCTCTGTACTCATCATTCTTTGGAATCTAAACGTAGTAGGCTTTCTTTCATTTTACGCAGGAGTTTTCTAGGTCCATTGCGCTGCACGCTTGTCATTTTAGTCGGACCTTTCTTTCTAGGATCATACGCACTGTTAACAATTTCCTGATATTGTGGTTTAACTATCTGGACATTGTCATGAATTACCATGTGGGGCTTACCTTTTGCTATTTTAATAGTTGAAGATTAATAAATTAGCCAAGGTTTGTTTGAGTGCTCGTCATAATAGGCCAGAACAAATGTTGTTTTCCCAGTCAGCTAAGTTTGATGGTTgtctttttttctctcaaaaataATGTGACTTGCATAGAAATAGGTAAATTTTGTGATTAAGTCATTTGAACTCTTGCTTGCAGGTTTGGCAGATGAGAACTGGACCTCGTCTTTTAACCATTCCATGCGCCAAAGGTAGCAAGATTTTGCAACCTACCTATAGATTtgtttcatcaatttcatcatcaTCTTACGTGCCATTGGAAGTTTTCTTTTTGAACGGAGACTCTGGTCAATTATCTGTATTGAACGGATCCCTTAACTGAGTCTTAATgcgaccccccccccccccttgaTTATTTATATCATAAGCTCATTGTATGGAATTCATTGCAATATGTCTGACAACACCAAATGTTTTTAAATTTGGTGCATACAAACACAGGCCCTTTTTTTGGGTACTTCTAAGATTCAATGTTACATCAGTAGATTACAATCCGGGTCTAAGCAGACGCTTCTTTGGGTATCCTTGCTCTCGTCAGAAACCACAACCAAAATCTTTTGTGGGTGTCTACAATTtcagaggggggggggggggggagggcgGGGGGAGTATATCATGCATTTAAAAAATCTTTTTTACTGGCTTTGATGTAAACGGTTTGTGACTTCCACTATGGCTTCTTTTTGTTTGGTTTATCTAGGACAACACTTCTAAAGTAGTAGTATAGTTTAATACATCATTATCTGCTTGGGAATTGTGACCTTATGATGAAAACAGGGTGAATTGCTAGATGATTTGGACTTCTAAGCCGCCAACAAAGCAAGAACAGGAATGCAGGAAGGAAAAAAGGATAATAATAAGAAGAAAGGCAGTTGAACATAATGGTCCAACCCGATGGATCAGTACAGTAGTCTTCATCcaatagaaaagaaaacatACTGGATCTGATTAGGGgcctaaagaaaatgaaaaaggaaaaaaataccTCGTCTTATTCATTGAATAGGTGAAGTCTGAGATGTCAAGCTGCTTTATATGTACATGTACTTTTCCTGCTTTTATTCAGGGCTCTCAATCCTTCAACGAAACAATGCCTTGACAGAGTGGCTGTCGTCCATACATACAAGGCGACATGAATATTAAAGTAGAACTTTATTCATTCAAATTGATGACCATTCTTAGAACCGTTTTGGATAGGTGTGAGGGTTATTAGTTTTTACTACTCGAGCACTTGGTCATACTTCCCAATATCTTTTGGTTCATCCAGAAGCCTGATGGAACTATTCCATTTATTATTCCCCTTTAAGACGGCGAGCAACCAACTGGGCCCCTGGCCACGCAAAGCCAATGTCTACACGTTAAACCATTATTACTATATCCTATTGAACGGCCATTACAGTCTTGCCCCTTCAGTAATTTATAGTCTGTTTTTCCTCCGACACCAACGCTCGAGTTGTTGTACACTGAACCTTCTAAGGAAACAGGAAAACGAAACTGGCCGTGCAAGTCCCTGCTGATGACCGCTCAGTTGTGGTTGTTGACTTCTTGTTGTTGGTGTGTTAGTGCgtgtttcttttttccccaCTATTTGTAGAACAATGGAATCACATTGCGACAGAAAATCCACTACTATCCTGTCATAATTCCCGCTTCCGATCTTCTATCCTCAAATTAGTCTTTACTCCTCTCCTCTGTCACTTCTTTGTACAGTTGTCAGGTCGTTTCTAACTTTTTTATAATCCAAACACAAATAAACTGATAATAATTGGTTGATGAGTTTaatcaaaatcaattaaaagagataattctaaacttttttattttctttttaacaaaaaaaggTCTTGTTGATCATAAACATATAAATCAACTAAaactcttctttattttttacacCAATTCATCTTTTTCTTCAACCCTAACAAGGACTTTGATTCACTCATTATATCTTTAATCTTGCAGCAAAAATAACGAGCCCTCACGATTTTTGTGAGTAATTGCGGGTGTAAACGACATAATCCAACATGACAGACAGAGTTAAAGGCAATGATATCGTAGGGATTTGGTGAGCAATTGAATCTAAAGAATAAATAGTTCGAGAATCAATTGATGGATGTAATGTTGCAGACTTGCAGTCTTCTTTTTCACGTAAACTAGTGTTGAAGGAATTTTGATTAGGGAACCACCACTTGATTtatccaaagaaaaaaaaaacagttttgagtTATCGGAATTGCtttatttatccaaaaaaaaaaagttttgagtTATTGGATGAATTGGTTTTGAATAAACTTATCAATCGATTATCATCGAtttgtttgattttgaattattaaaaaattagaagCAATGTGACAGCTATATAAAAAAAGAACAGAGGATACAAAAACTAACTTGGGAACAGAAGATTCTAAGCGCATAATTCCAGCTTAGGAAAGCATGTTTGACTAGGAATTAAATGCCACACATGTAACAAAAAGACCTCATAATCCTAGGCAAATGCCTCCACACAACGCTTGGTAGTCCGTTGATTCTGCTTTCCAGGGTGAACAAGATAAAATAGAAAAGAATCTATTGGCGTTTGGTGTATTAAGAAATTGACTGATTTGCTATAAAAGAGCCATCCGGAGATGAATGGATTTTCGTCATCTTCTTCATTCATGATGATTTGAACGATTGAAACCTACTTAGGCTGTTTCCCCATTGATTACAAGATTTATTTTGGAGCAAAGACCAGAACTTTGTTTCCCAATTCAAAACAACGTTCGAGGTTTAGTACTAAGGCACGTAAGATACTACCATGTAGCTGCTGCAACATAGTAATCATCTAGCTGTGATTAGCTACCCCTctaaatttatttacttttaagaGTAGAGCTCCAATCCTCCAACCACCATTCCGTCAATCATggcttttaatttctctttcCTCTTTCACCTTATcgtctctcttttcttcctcctcAACCAGCCTATCTTCTCCTTTGCAAACAATCTCCACAAAACAAAGCCTCTTTTCAATTCACAACTCTTCTCTGAAGACAATGGGACTGCTCCAACAACCTATTTTGAAGTCACAAAGCCTATACAACTGCCCAAGACTAAGCCTTGCTCCTATTTGATTCTTCAACATGATTTTGGCTTCACCTATGGCAAGCCACCAGTTTTTGCAAATTACACTCCACCCTCCAACTGCCCTTctcagaaattttcaaaaattgtttTTGAATGGAAGGCCTCCAGCAAAGGGAGGCAATTCGATAGAATTTTTGGAGTTTGGCTTGGTGGTGTGGAGATTTTGAGGAGTTGTACTGCTGAACCAAGAGCCACTGGGATTGTTTGGACTGTTGAGAAGGACATCACTAGGTATTATTCTTTGCTTATGACTAATCAGACCCTTGCTGTTTATCTGGGCAATCTTGTTGATAAGACTTATACTGGTATTTACCATGTGAATATTAGTGTGCATTTTTATCCCGCTGAGGAAAATTATGGTTTTAGTGGGCTGAATATAGATGATTCTGCTAATTCTGTGGCTGATCTGATATTGCCCATATCAAGAAATTTGCCATTGAATGATGGGTTATGGTTTGAAATTCAGAATTCTACCGATGTGGAGTCTAAGGAGTTTCGTATTCCACCAAATGTGTACAGGGCTGTCTTGGAAGTTTATGTTTCAtttcatgaaaatgatgaattttggtACGGAAATTTTCCAAATGAGTACATTGCTGCCAATAACCTTACAGGTTACGCAGGAAATGGTCCTTTTAGAGAGGTTCTTGTGAGTTTAGATGATGTTTTGGCTGGTTCTATCTGGCCATTTACAGTGGTTTATACTGGGGGTATTGATCCCCTGTTGTGGAGACCTATTACCGGAATTGGATCGTTTGACCTGCCTACCTATGACATTGAGATTACTCCTTTTTTGGGCAAGATATTGGATGGAAAGACTCATAAACTTGGCTTTAGTGTTGCGAATGCTTTGAATGTCTGGTACATAGATGCAAATTTGCATCTTTGGTTGGACAAAAAGAGTGCGAAGACAGAAGGCGAGCTGTTAAGTCACGATAGCCCGCCCCTAACCTTTTCCTTCGCAGCGAATTTCACAGGTTTGGATGGATCATTCTTCATAAATGCCAGTAGGACTATAACATCAGAAGGATGGGTGAAGTCATCATCATACGGTACTATCATCACCAAGGCAACTCAAGACTTGAAATACAGGAACTCTATGGTTCTGGGAAACGAGGCTAATAGGCAGATTGTAAATCAGACAATTGAGTACAATGACATGGTTTCTGCTAGGACTCTGTCTTCAGTAAAGTCGATCAAATCCCTGAaacattttcctttttacttgtATACAGATGTTACGGATCGAGCAAATGGAACATATGTTTCTGTGTCAAATGTAGCTCTGGGTTTTGACGAGAAAAAGATTAAGAAATCTGACCAGGGATTGTCCGTCAGCTGTCTCGAAAACATACAGAAGGGAAACAGTAGCATGCTTGTAAAGGGGAATTTGGTAATTAGCGGATTGGGTACTACAAACCAAGCCTACAGCTACAAGGATAATGAATTCTGCTATCTCAGGAATGTAGGCAGCTCAAATTACACCATTCTTTACGACAAAGTTAGCAACATTTGCAGTAAAAGGCAAAAGCATCATCTGTTT of Coffea arabica cultivar ET-39 chromosome 5c, Coffea Arabica ET-39 HiFi, whole genome shotgun sequence contains these proteins:
- the LOC113690466 gene encoding uncharacterized protein isoform X1 produces the protein MSRRYHTTELGSIACEDLSDVGAGKEGWLVSDPNLLTALDTHSLALANRSIVLVLHWSDDADPSSYRLKIVPDLSPIAAEYISAIEWLVFDDVRVLAIGTSSGFLLIYSLQGDLIHKQLVNNAKIIKLRVRGTNKDLLEDTSSEEVCVVMRATVARFDGSDIQSMLHRWFRERQLNFWDQSYMRRDQEYSGASFGRLPYQLWNVSKYGLCADAAITGIMPPPLMEPQSSQRYYCAVTVGDDAVISAYRLSEDRSRSIVGAILSKVVPATFSTISSISKMIWRSDTTTKKQEEKPQPLARASPLTCLKDYPRKGEKLTLSPSGTLAAITDSLGRILLLDTQALVVVRLWKGYRDASCLFVEMLAKKNSATVGSAGYQYEKSDYCLCLAIHAPRKGIVEVWQMRTGPRLLTIPCAKGSKILQPTYRFVSSISSSSYVPLEVFFLNGDSGQLSVLNGSLN
- the LOC113690466 gene encoding uncharacterized protein isoform X2 yields the protein MSRRYHTTELGSIACEDLSDVGAGKEGWLVSDPNLLTALDTHSLALANRSIVLVLHWSDDADPSSYRLKIVPDLSPIAAEYISAIEWLVFDDVRVLAIGTSSGFLLIYSLQGDLIHKQLVNNAKIIKLRVRGTNKDLLEDTSSEEVCVVMRATVARFDGSDIQSMLHRWFRERQLNFWDQSYMRRDQEYSGASFGRLPYQLWNVSKYGLCADAAITGIMPPPLMEPQSSQRYYCAVTVGDDAVISAYRLSEDRSRSIVGAILSKVVPATFSTISSISKMIWRSDTTTKKQEEKPQPLARASPLTCLKDYPRKGEKLTLSPSGTLAAITDSLGRILLLDTQALVVVRLWKGYRDASCLFVEMLAKKNSATVGSAGYQYEKSDYCLCLAIHAPRKGIVEVWQMRTGPRLLTIPCAKDDLDF
- the LOC113690464 gene encoding uncharacterized protein, whose amino-acid sequence is MQTQNLPFAKALNPPPFNFQPSSSFSKFLNPLHRKIAPIYPSSGTAKSLKIHCQNPTPQFSRQNATHQRDVRSFAGRSKGKPGGTSTGRIEGNAEVRRQAKRNARRKSRKLAESLFYRLKNPNKNYPDNLSEEQLEMIGLGYDRMVRFMEKDDPNLRHPYDWYKYGEFGPYSWRGVVLGEPIHGRITDECVTLIGEVRNQEEWEKIEQFEMAREFQTRLDAMDKNVKFRNFWVFVRHPRWRVSELPWQQWTLVSEVVLEAGDQRLDKWNLMGRLGNKARSMITQCAAWMRPDIIYVKRPVYQCRFEPQDDFFKELTPLLDPQTEGDFLFQLVNDDGRVEFCTYFGGLCRIVKANSKAFVDDVVNAYEKLSDEKKSKCLEFLLNNHPVPLLHPYTKEWKVKLEEMELGCDAPDDENGDHGDNDEEGQIMDWIEDDGDENDGRSEVEDGEDDDAILDVEDAGDDELGIKEEEEDFGPEEDPNYWDAEFKKALSSNEAMEKLAKRGLEISNKIYEKQIRAMERRGKGTVEEDGDELAMRRTRAKVSPAEWKNLGYGPFRKRIKKSKVPPGLFLRAAVRPFTYRNLVKEIVLTRHAIIEGEIGRKK
- the LOC113691058 gene encoding peptide-N4-(N-acetyl-beta-glucosaminyl)asparagine amidase A-like, giving the protein MAFNFSFLFHLIVSLFFLLNQPIFSFANNLHKTKPLFNSQLFSEDNGTAPTTYFEVTKPIQLPKTKPCSYLILQHDFGFTYGKPPVFANYTPPSNCPSQKFSKIVFEWKASSKGRQFDRIFGVWLGGVEILRSCTAEPRATGIVWTVEKDITRYYSLLMTNQTLAVYLGNLVDKTYTGIYHVNISVHFYPAEENYGFSGLNIDDSANSVADLILPISRNLPLNDGLWFEIQNSTDVESKEFRIPPNVYRAVLEVYVSFHENDEFWYGNFPNEYIAANNLTGYAGNGPFREVLVSLDDVLAGSIWPFTVVYTGGIDPLLWRPITGIGSFDLPTYDIEITPFLGKILDGKTHKLGFSVANALNVWYIDANLHLWLDKKSAKTEGELLSHDSPPLTFSFAANFTGLDGSFFINASRTITSEGWVKSSSYGTIITKATQDLKYRNSMVLGNEANRQIVNQTIEYNDMVSARTLSSVKSIKSLKHFPFYLYTDVTDRANGTYVSVSNVALGFDEKKIKKSDQGLSVSCLENIQKGNSSMLVKGNLVISGLGTTNQAYSYKDNEFCYLRNVGSSNYTILYDKVSNICSKRQKHHLFNRFLPS
- the LOC113690466 gene encoding uncharacterized protein isoform X3, with amino-acid sequence MSRRYHTTELGSIACEDLSDVGAGKEGWLVSDPNLLTALDTHSLALANRSIVLVLHWSDDADPSSYRLKIVPDLSPIAAEYISAIEWLVFDDVRVLAIGTSSGFLLIYSLQGDLIHKQLVNNAKIIKLRVRGTNKDLLEDTSSEEVCVVMRATVARFDGSDIQSMLHRWFRERQLNFWDQSYMRRDQEYSGASFGRLPYQLWNVSKYGLCADAAITGIMPPPLMEPQSSQRYYCAVTVGDDAVISAYRLSEDRSRSIVGAILSKVVPATFSTISSISKMIWRSDTTTKKQEEKPQPLARASPLTCLKDYPRKGEKLTLSPSGTLAAITDSLGRILLLDTQALVVVRLWKGYRDASCLFVEMLAKKNSATVGSAGYQYEKSDYCLCLAIHAPRKGIVEVWQMRTGPRLLTIPCAKG